TGTGTGCCACTggagtggcgggggtggggggagggcgaTGCGTGGAGAAGCTTCTAGACCTTTTACTAGAGAGGGCAGAGCAACATGATGGTTGCACACGCAGAGCACGCACAGCTTCTCCCTTGTTCCTGGCCCCCGAGTTGGTGGGAGCAGCCAGTGGCTGCTTGAACCTGAGCTGGGTGCCGCCCTTCTGTCTGTCTGCTGCAGGAGACCTTCGAGGATGTGTTCTCTGCCTCCCCACTCCGCACCGTGCCCTGGTACGTGCTGGCTGGCAACCATGACCATCTGGGGAACGTCTCAGCCCAGATCGCCTACTCCAGGGTCTCCAAGCGCTGGTGAGCCTgccccctcctgcctctccttcccaccccgcACCAGCCTCCTCCCTCGGGGGGCAAAGAGGCCAATCAGCCAGAGCTGAGCCCGGGGCGTCTCCGCCCGAGATGGACACCTACCCCTTTCTCCGAACCATCCGCAGGAAGTTCCCCAGCCCTTACTACCGCCTGCGCTTCAAGATCCCCCGGTCCAACGTGTCCGTGGCCATCTTCATGCTGGACACTGTGACCCTGTGCGGCAACTCTGATGACTTTGCCAGCCAGCAGCCCGAGCGACCCCGCAACTTGGCGATGGCCCGCACGCAGCTGGCCTGGCTCAAGAAGCAGCTGGCAGCGGCCAAGGAGGACTACGTGCTGGTGGCCGGCCATTACCCTGTGTGGTCTATTGCCGAGCACGGGCCCACCCACTGCCTGGTCAAgcagctgctgccgctgctgacCACACACAAGGTCACCGCCTACCTGTGTGGCCACGACCACAACCTGCAGGTGAGGGTCCCCAGGGTGGCCTGGGGCCCTGGTAAGGGGAGGACGTCCCCAGCCTGGCCAGTGTGCCACGTGGGGTGGCGTTGGGGGTCCtcttgttcatgtgtgtgtgctcagtcgtatccaactctttgcaactctgtggactgtagcccgtgaggttcctctgtccgtgggattctccaggcaagaatactggagagggttgccatgccctcctccaggggaatcctccCGACTTAGGGATCGAATCccatcccctgtgtctcctgcgttggcaggcagcttctttaccagagCCATCTGGGAGTTCCCCTCCTGTTTGGGGCCCTCTCAATTATCACTATCCCTCAAACTCTATGCTTGCTAACGAGAGAGAACACAGCCCAAAGTTCCCTAAAAGCCCTCCCAGGGGTCCCTGTTGCCAGTTGCTTCCCCAGATCAACATGCTCCCAGAGGTGAAGAAACTGGAGACTTGGCGGGggtggcatggggtggggggctggggttATGTTCCTTGCTCAAGGTGACTCTGATGAAGTGCAGACCTGAGCCTGCACCCAAGACAGGTGGGCACCCAGTCCACAGTCCGCCTaactgaggggctgggggctccaCCGACCCTGTGTCCTCTGTCCACAGTACCTTCAGGATGAGAACGGCTTGGGCTTCGTGTTGAGCGGGGCCGGGAACTTCATGGACCCCTCGAAGAAACACACGCGCAAAGTCCCCAGTGGCTACCTACGCTTCCACTACGGAGCCGAGAACTCACTGGGTGGCTTCGCCTACGTAGAGATCAGCCCCAAGGAGATGAGCATCACTTACATTGAAGCCTCGGGCAAGTCCCTCTTCAAGACCAGGTTGCCGAGGCGAGCCAGGTCCGAGCATCAGCACCGCCGGGGGCTCCGTGCTGGGGCCTGAGTGAGAAGGCGCCTCCCTGCCGGTGGGTGGGTGGGCCCcgctgggacacacacacacccactcccTACTCCCCCTGCCCGTGGGCAGGCTTTCTCAGGAGCCCGTGGTGTGAAGGCAGAGCAGGAAAGAGAAGGGCAGATGAGGAACTTGTGACATAGATGCCCGTGTCTGAAAGAAACATGGACACATGTATGGGCCAGAGTGCCAGGCCCCGTGACCGGGCTCGCCCAGCCTGAGTTCCGGGCATTGAGGGgcaaggagggaggaaggcagagctTTCCCCTGGATCAGGCATCCTTCTGTCACTGCCGAagagacaataaaagaaaaacttgcaAAGGCTGAACATGTGTGTTGTAAGCGTCTCTTTCCTTACCTCCCTGGCGAGATGCAATACATGGGGTTGGAAAGGTTGGGGCTTCCCCACCATCCTCGCTCTGCACCTTCATCTCTTAGTCTCGTCTGTAACCGACTGGCCCCATCCATGAGTACGATTTTAAGGCCAAACAGGAACTtaacttcctggtggtccagtggttaagaatctgccttcctaaGTCAGGCGAGGAGAAATActatatgacatcccttatatgtgtagtaaaaaaaaaaaaaaaaatgatacacatgaacttaaaaaacagaaagagattcacagacttagaaaaagaacttatggttgccggggatgaagggatagttagggagtttgggatggacatgtgcacactactatatttaaaatggataaccacaaggacctactgtggaACTCTGATCAATATTGTGTCAGCCTGcatgggagaggagtttgagggagaatggatacatgtatacatatggcctATGTACCAAATAGAAGGGTACAACTTCctcctccagttttctttccttccataataaaaaaaaactcccCCTTTTCACAAAGATCATCTCCACATACACTCAGTTCTGCATGCATTCTATCTAGCCACAAGTCGAATGTTCATatcaggacattttttttttttttttgctcatttcaATATGGGATCAGTGCTATTCATACAGTTCTAAAATCTAAACTTTGTAGAAAAGGAAACTATCTCAGCCGCCTCATGTTTGTTCCTCCACCTTtctagaaaaacagtatttttacaaACATCTTGGGCTTCCTTCAAGGATTTCTATGTGCAAATAAAGGCAAACCTGAATGTTTTTTCTTACCTTTCCCATTTATCTTCACCttgcatttttagtttttgtgtgtttgatttttttggctGTTCCTCAAggcaagggatcttccctgacaAAGAGCTATgtctagttgtgtctgactctttgcaacgccatggactgtagcccaccaggctcctctgtccatgaggatttgccaggcaagaacactggagagggttgccatgcctcctccaggggatcctcccaaaccagggattgaacccagttcttctgcattgcaggcagattctttaccatctgagccttaaGGGAACCccatgaatgctggagtgagtagcctatcccttctccaggggaagttcccgacccaggaattgaaccggggtctcctgcattgcaggcggattctttaccagctgatctaccaggggatcgaacccgtgtctctgcaGTGGGGCCATGCAgacttcaccactgaaccaccagggaagtccctgcaccTTGCTCTTTTGgttctgattttgttttctttttaaatcaacttcACTGAGTTCTCACGGACACATTTTaaaagtgtgcagttcagtagtTTAGACAAAGGCACACACTCCCAAACCCAATGCCGCAATCAAGAAACAAGCATTTCCCGCACCCGCAAAGGTTCTCTTTTGCAATTTGCTCTTTCTGCCCTTTGTATCTGGAGATCTGCCCACTGGCCCTCAGGGGAGCTTATTTCGGCTGCTACAAGAGGCCCCACGGGGTGCCTGGCCCCATTGTCTGTCTAAACAGCCATCTACCGAGGAGTGCCCAGATGGCTTCCAATAATTTTGCAGTCCTCAAATCATGCTGCCATAAATGAGCCTgcacatttattttctatgtatgcAGAAATGATTGTAAAATAAACAAGATACACTCCTAAGAGGACGATTGCCCTGCTTTTTGACAGCCACAGATTTTCTGCCTTGTGTCACCAGCTCCTCGCAGGGGCCTATAGAAATCTTTTTCAGTCCTTCCCTCTCACCAGCACAGCCACCTTGGACATCCCCGGACCCATGCTTTTGTACATCTGTGCAAGTACATACAGGGGAAAACTTCCAGAATTATTTCAGAGCCTGTTCCTGCTAAAGAATGCTGAAAGCAAAATGCTCACCCTGAACCGAAAGCTGCAGAGAAATGCACTTAGTTCCCCTGTGGGCTTCTCAGTTGACTAAAACCAACCCACAAACAGCCTGACCCAGCCAGTTGCAAGAACTTCTTTCTTGACTCACCCGGCACCGCCCACTTCAGCTGCTATGGGCCAGGGACCCAATTGTTTGGGAAATGGCATCTTACATTTGCTACTTTGTAGCAATCAGTATTGATGAATTTGTTACATGTGttacttggaaggactgatgctgaagctgaagctagaATACTTCAGCCACCCGATGCAAAGGGccaagtcattagaaaagaccctgatgctgggaaggattaagggcaagaggagaagggggaaacagaggatgagatggttggatggcatcactgactcaatggacatgagtttgagcaaactccaggagatggtgaaggacagggaagcctggcgtggggcagtccatggggtcgcaaagaactgaacaactgaacatacacacacacatacacatgtgttatTACTAAAATTAAGCAAAGctggggacttccttgatggttcagcgattaagactttgccttccaatgcaagggtggaagtttgatctctggtcagggagctaagataccacaagcctcgtggccaaaaaaataccccacaaaacagaagcaaattaaatactttaaaaatggtccatatcaaaaaaaatctttcaaaaaaattaagcaaaactgTCTTACCAAAATGCcaaccctgaaaaaaaaatgccaacccTGAGTTCCTTCCAGCTGGCATTACTACCAGCCAAGTCCtatgccaaaaaacaaaaaacaccatcccaggacttccctggctgttctgtagttaagacccagtgcagggggcacaagtttgcTCTCTGGTTGGGGGAAATaccacatgcctcatggtgtggctagaaaaaaaagaacaaaaaacacacCATCGCTTCTAATCTTGACCGAGGAGGAAAGGGCCAGCAGTACCCCGGCTTCTCAGGGGACAGAAGCTTGACAGATTAAGTCAGGTGCCCAAAGTCCTGCTCAGGAAGTAGCAGATCCTCCATCTTAACCAGGACAGTCAAGGCAGCTCACAGCtaccctgcctctccccactgaCTCAGAGACTCCAGGCAGGCAGGAGTCTGAATCAGAAGTCGGCCTCGTGTCCCTGTTTGCAGGGCCCAGAGTGTGGAATTAGCCCAACATCCCGGTTCACAGGGCCCAAAGAACGGAAAGAAGAAGTGACGCATCCAAGCTGACCCAGGTGGGAAGGAGAACTAGTCCCCCTCCTCCACAAGGGCCGAGTACTTCTGCCACTCACGGAGGCCCACATCCTGAGCCAACCCAAGGAGCACCCAAAGGAACAAGGCAGGGTGGACACATGCCCTCAGAGAGGACTTCCACCCAGCTTGGGGCGGGGGAAAACATCCACCAGCACACCGCAGTGGTTGGAAAGCTGCCTTGTCAATTACAGGAAATAAGATGGCAGAATCCTTAAGATCATAGTCACAGAGCTTCATCTCATCCCTCTCTTCCCGACCAACTGCGTCTGATGCAACCATCACGGATATTGTCAACTCTGAACTCCACTCCTCACACCAGGTGCTGGGCCTGGCACCGGCACCCTCACCCAGCCAGTTGGCTGTCAATGGAGAGTCAGGTCATACCCACCCTCCTCAACAGCCTCTGAGGTCAAGACTCCTGAACAGTGAGGTAACACCTGCCTGACCAAACAGCAAAACGCACAGTCATCCACACAGCATGACCCGGGCTCCAGGAAAACATCCAGAGGAAATCCAGAAACAAACAGGAGAGAACGATGACGCGATGTCGGTTAAGTTGATGTCGCAACTTTGCAGGAAAGATGTTATCTGCCTTGCCGGTTTGCCCAGAACAAAACAGCCTGACCCCTACTTCAGAGTGTGTGCAACAATGAATTACAAGGGACTCACACGTTTTGGtgtagaaataaaatacagaaactcAACTATAtcccaaaataaaagtaaaattaaattaaattaaaattacagtAGAGTAATTCAACTATAatcaaaaacagaagtaaaacatACAGTAGAAAATGAACACCCACACAGAGATCTGAATAAGATAGCTCATAGTAGCTTTATACATAACTATCCTgaactggaagcaacccaaatgtccattatcaagtgaaaggataaacaaactgtgtCCCATCCATATGATGGAACACAACTCGATGATAAAAAGCAACAACTACTGATACACGCAAcatttgttgatgttgtttagtcactaagtcctgtccaactcttttttgaccccatggactgtagccccacgaggctcctctgtccatgggattctcctggcaagaatactggagtgggttgccatttcctactccaggggatctcacctgacccagggattgaacctgcggctcctgcatcagcaggcaaattcttttccactgagccactaagaaaGCCAAACACAACATGGCCATAGGGAATTCTTCAGCAgcccagcagttaggactctgtgctttcactgcctaggacacaggttcagtcccaggtCCAGGAACTAAGCTCCTCCTATGCTCCAAAGCCAAACCATCCCcccaccaaacaaaacaaaacaaaacaaaaaaaccatagACATGTCTCAGACGTACTAagctgagtaaaagaagccaaacTCAAGAGGCttcatattgtatgattctgtttGTATGACTTCCTCAAGAGCACAAAGTTATAGGAACTGAAAACAGGTTAGTTGGTGTCAAGGGCTGGGGTGTGGGGTAGGAATGGACTACAAAGAGACATAAGGACTTCTTGGGGGGGTGAAAACATTCTCTCTGCTGATCATGGAGATTGTTTCACAGCTGTATGTATCTGTCAAAACGTGCAGTTTGTCGtctgtcaattgtatctcaacaAAGAtgtgagaggagggaaggagtagaagtagagagaaagaaaggaaaaaagaaggagagaagaaagggaaagaaaacaacaacaacaaaaaaacaaccagCGAACTTGGCAATCATGAGGAAATATAGGACTGTCCAAATACATACTATGGCAGTCACGCAATAGCTCCCTGTAGGTGTATT
This genomic window from Cervus canadensis isolate Bull #8, Minnesota chromosome 4, ASM1932006v1, whole genome shotgun sequence contains:
- the ACP5 gene encoding tartrate-resistant acid phosphatase type 5 — its product is MDMWTVLLILQASLVLPRAAAAAAATTPTPMLRFVAVGDWGGVPNAPFYTAREMANAKEIARTVQILGADFILSLGDNFYFSGVQDVNDKRFQETFEDVFSASPLRTVPWYVLAGNHDHLGNVSAQIAYSRVSKRWKFPSPYYRLRFKIPRSNVSVAIFMLDTVTLCGNSDDFASQQPERPRNLAMARTQLAWLKKQLAAAKEDYVLVAGHYPVWSIAEHGPTHCLVKQLLPLLTTHKVTAYLCGHDHNLQYLQDENGLGFVLSGAGNFMDPSKKHTRKVPSGYLRFHYGAENSLGGFAYVEISPKEMSITYIEASGKSLFKTRLPRRARSEHQHRRGLRAGA